One Streptomyces sp. B21-105 genomic region harbors:
- the rarD gene encoding EamA family transporter RarD → MAGTSKSEGRIGLLNGFAAYGMWGLVPLFWPLLKPAGATEILAHRMVWSLAFVGVALLVVRRWAWAGELLRQPRRLALVVVAAAVITVNWGVYIWAVNSGHVVEASLGYFINPLVTIAMGVLILKERLRPVQWVAVGVGFAAVLVLTVGYGRPPWISLCLAFSFATYGLVKKKVNLGGVESLTAETAVQFLPALAYLIWLSAHGDATFATEGTGHAALLASTGFVTALPLVCFGAAAIRVPLSTLGLLQYLAPVFQFLLGVVYFDEAMPPERWAGFGLVWLALVLLTADAWRFARRPKRQVEVTEASLATPAPADA, encoded by the coding sequence GTGGCCGGGACGTCGAAGAGTGAGGGCCGGATAGGTCTGCTGAACGGCTTCGCGGCGTACGGGATGTGGGGCCTCGTGCCCCTCTTCTGGCCGCTGCTCAAGCCGGCCGGGGCGACCGAGATCCTCGCCCACCGCATGGTGTGGTCCCTCGCCTTCGTCGGCGTCGCCCTTCTCGTGGTGCGGCGCTGGGCGTGGGCAGGAGAGCTGCTGCGGCAGCCTCGCCGGCTGGCGCTCGTGGTGGTCGCCGCGGCCGTCATCACCGTGAACTGGGGCGTCTACATCTGGGCCGTCAACAGCGGCCACGTGGTCGAGGCGTCCCTCGGATACTTCATCAACCCCCTGGTCACCATCGCCATGGGGGTGCTGATCCTCAAGGAACGCCTGCGGCCAGTTCAGTGGGTGGCCGTCGGCGTCGGCTTCGCGGCGGTGCTGGTGCTGACCGTCGGCTACGGCCGTCCGCCGTGGATCTCCCTCTGCCTCGCCTTCTCGTTCGCCACCTACGGGCTGGTGAAGAAGAAGGTCAACCTCGGCGGGGTCGAGTCGCTGACCGCCGAGACGGCCGTCCAGTTCCTCCCGGCGCTGGCGTACCTGATCTGGCTTTCCGCGCACGGTGACGCCACGTTCGCGACGGAGGGCACGGGGCACGCGGCCCTCCTCGCCTCCACCGGTTTCGTCACCGCCCTCCCCCTCGTCTGCTTCGGCGCGGCGGCGATCCGCGTGCCGCTGTCCACGCTGGGTCTGCTGCAGTACCTGGCCCCCGTCTTCCAGTTCCTGCTCGGCGTCGTCTACTTCGACGAGGCGATGCCGCCCGAGCGCTGGGCCGGCTTCGGCCTGGTGTGGCTCGCGCTGGTGCTCCTCACGGCGGACGCATGGCGCTTCGCACGCCGCCCGAAGAGGCAGGTCGAGGTGACCGAGGCGTCGTTGGCGACACCGGCCCCCGCAGACGCCTGA
- a CDS encoding SDR family oxidoreductase produces MSIVVTGATGNLGRHVVEQLLEKVPAEQITAVVRDEAKAADLAARGVRLAVADYNAPETFDGLFAAGDKVLLVSGNEFDKGRVGQHKVVIDAAKAAGVALLAYTSALGSLSAALADDHKGTEAALLESGVPYTLLRNGWYNENYTEQLAPVLQTNAVTQAAGEGRVASAARADYAAAAVAVLTGEGHENTTYELSGDTAWSFAEYAAELSRQTGREIVYNAVSVDDFVGILTTHAGLPGPLAAILGGVEASIAKGELAGTSGDLSRLTGRPTTPIADSIAVALKG; encoded by the coding sequence ATGAGCATCGTCGTCACCGGAGCCACCGGAAACCTCGGCCGTCACGTCGTCGAGCAGTTGCTGGAGAAGGTTCCGGCAGAGCAGATAACAGCCGTCGTGCGCGACGAGGCCAAGGCCGCCGACCTCGCGGCCCGCGGCGTCAGGCTCGCCGTCGCCGACTACAACGCCCCCGAGACCTTCGACGGCCTCTTCGCCGCCGGCGACAAGGTGCTCCTCGTCTCCGGCAACGAGTTCGACAAGGGCCGCGTCGGGCAGCACAAGGTCGTCATCGACGCCGCGAAGGCCGCCGGCGTCGCCCTCCTCGCCTACACCAGCGCCCTCGGCTCCCTGAGCGCCGCGCTCGCCGACGACCACAAGGGCACGGAAGCGGCGCTCCTCGAGTCCGGCGTCCCCTACACGCTGCTGCGCAACGGCTGGTACAACGAGAACTACACCGAGCAGCTGGCCCCCGTGCTGCAGACCAACGCCGTCACCCAGGCCGCCGGCGAGGGCCGCGTCGCCTCCGCCGCCCGGGCCGACTACGCCGCCGCCGCGGTGGCCGTCCTCACCGGCGAGGGCCACGAGAACACGACGTACGAGCTGAGCGGCGACACCGCCTGGAGCTTCGCCGAGTACGCGGCCGAGCTGAGCCGGCAGACCGGGCGGGAGATCGTCTACAACGCCGTCTCGGTCGATGACTTCGTCGGCATCCTGACGACCCACGCCGGACTCCCGGGCCCGCTCGCCGCGATCCTGGGCGGTGTGGAGGCGTCCATCGCGAAGGGTGAGCTGGCCGGCACGAGCGGCGACCTGTCCCGGCTGACGGGACGTCCCACCACGCCGATCGCCGACTCGATCGCGGTCGCGCTCAAGGGCTGA
- a CDS encoding winged helix-turn-helix transcriptional regulator: protein MTVSTPRASAPRASTPRVDDAMCPYRLVLEHLTSRWGVLVLIHLLDRSYRFSELRRAIGQVSEKMLTQTLQTLERDGLVHRDAKPVIPPRVDYSLTDLGREAAEQVRALADWTHRRMPEVEQARQTYDEARDHRPRAH from the coding sequence ATGACCGTAAGTACCCCGCGAGCAAGTGCCCCGCGAGCAAGTACCCCGAGGGTCGACGACGCGATGTGCCCGTACCGTCTGGTCCTCGAGCACCTCACCAGCCGCTGGGGCGTTCTCGTGCTGATCCACCTTCTCGACCGCTCGTACCGGTTCAGCGAACTGCGCCGGGCGATCGGCCAGGTCAGCGAGAAGATGCTGACCCAGACCCTGCAGACCCTGGAGCGCGACGGCCTCGTCCACCGCGACGCCAAGCCGGTGATCCCGCCCCGCGTCGACTACTCCCTCACCGACCTCGGCCGGGAGGCCGCGGAGCAGGTGCGCGCACTGGCCGACTGGACGCACCGGCGCATGCCCGAGGTGGAGCAGGCCCGCCAGACATACGACGAGGCCCGGGACCACCGGCCCCGGGCCCACTAG
- a CDS encoding 2-oxoacid:ferredoxin oxidoreductase subunit beta codes for MTETSTHRPGGTTEALALVPKAEARQSMKDFKSDQEVRWCPGCGDYAILAAVQGFMPELGLARENIVFVSGIGCSSRFPYYMNTYGMHSIHGRAPAIATGLASSRRDLSVWVVTGDGDALSIGGNHLIHALRRNVNLKILLFNNRIYGLTKGQYSPTSEVGKITKSTPMGSLDSPFNPVSLAIGAEASFVARTVDSDRKHLTDVLRQAAAHSGTALVEIYQNCNIFNDGAFDALKDRESAEEAVIRLEHGQPVRFGAGLAKGVVRDRATGDLKVVAVTPENEADVLVHDAHAASPTTAFALSRLTDPDTLHHTPIGVLRSVERPVYDTQMADQLDTAIEQHGKGDLAALLAGGDTWTVSG; via the coding sequence ATGACTGAGACGTCGACACACCGCCCCGGCGGCACCACCGAGGCGCTCGCCCTCGTGCCCAAGGCCGAGGCCCGGCAGTCCATGAAGGACTTCAAGTCCGACCAGGAGGTGCGCTGGTGCCCGGGCTGCGGGGACTACGCGATCCTCGCCGCGGTCCAGGGCTTCATGCCGGAGCTGGGTCTGGCGCGGGAGAACATCGTCTTCGTCTCGGGCATCGGCTGTTCCTCGCGCTTCCCGTACTACATGAACACCTACGGGATGCACTCCATCCACGGCCGCGCTCCCGCCATCGCGACCGGCCTGGCCTCCTCGCGCCGCGACCTGTCGGTCTGGGTCGTCACCGGCGACGGCGACGCCCTGTCCATCGGCGGCAACCACCTCATCCATGCCCTGCGCCGCAACGTCAATCTCAAGATCCTCCTCTTCAACAACAGGATCTACGGCCTGACCAAGGGCCAGTACTCCCCCACCTCCGAAGTCGGCAAGATCACCAAGTCGACGCCGATGGGCTCACTGGACTCGCCCTTCAACCCGGTGTCCCTCGCCATCGGCGCGGAGGCCTCCTTCGTCGCCCGCACCGTCGACTCCGACCGCAAGCACCTCACCGACGTGCTGCGCCAGGCGGCCGCCCACTCCGGCACGGCGCTGGTCGAGATCTACCAGAACTGCAACATCTTCAACGACGGCGCGTTCGACGCCCTGAAGGACCGTGAGAGCGCCGAGGAGGCGGTGATCCGGCTGGAGCACGGGCAGCCCGTCCGGTTCGGGGCCGGCCTGGCCAAGGGCGTCGTCCGCGACCGGGCGACCGGCGATCTGAAGGTGGTGGCGGTGACGCCGGAGAACGAGGCCGACGTCCTGGTCCACGACGCGCACGCCGCGTCTCCGACCACCGCCTTCGCCCTCTCCCGTCTCACCGACCCCGACACCCTGCACCACACGCCCATCGGCGTGCTGCGCTCGGTGGAACGGCCCGTGTACGACACGCAGATGGCGGACCAGCTCGACACCGCCATCGAGCAGCACGGCAAGGGCGACCTCGCCGCACTGCTGGCGGGCGGCGACACCTGGACCGTCTCCGGCTGA
- a CDS encoding 2-oxoacid:acceptor oxidoreductase subunit alpha, translated as MTSQVSPAEQADGTDGADAAVVGEQRRRGGTKDVRRLDRVIIRFAGDSGDGMQLTGDRFTSETASFGNDLSTLPNFPAEIRAPAGTLPGVSSFQLHFADHDILTPGDAPNVLVAMNPAALKANIADVPRGAQIIVNTDEFTKRAMQKVGYAASPLEDGSLDGYQLHPVPLTTLTVEALKEFDLTRKEAERSKNMFALGLLSWMYHRPTEGTEKFLKSKFAKKPEIMRANLAAFQAGWNFGETTEDFAVSYEVAPAAQAFPAGVYRNISGNLALSYGLVAASRQADLPLFLGSYPITPASDILHELSKHKNFGVRTFQAEDEIAGIGAALGAAFGGSLAVTTTSGPGVALKSETIGLAVSLELPLLVIDIQRGGPSTGLPTKTEQADLLQAMYGRNGEAPVPIVAPRTPADCFDAVLDAVRIALTYRTPVFLLSDGYLANGSEPWRVPSPDELPDLRVQFAQGPNHTLADGTEVFWPYKRDPHTLARPWAIPGTPGLEHRIGGIEKQDGTGNISYDPANHDFMVRTRQAKVDGIEVPDLEVDDPHAARTLVLGWGSTYGPITAAVRRLRASGTPIAQAHLRHLNPFPRNLEAVLKGYDKVVVPEMNLGQLATLIRAKYLVDARSYNQVNGMPFKAEQLAAALKEAIDD; from the coding sequence GTGACCAGTCAGGTCAGCCCAGCAGAACAGGCCGACGGAACCGACGGAGCGGATGCGGCCGTCGTGGGAGAGCAGCGCAGACGGGGCGGGACGAAGGACGTCCGCCGGCTCGACCGGGTGATCATCAGGTTCGCGGGGGACTCCGGCGACGGCATGCAGTTGACCGGTGATCGTTTCACTTCGGAGACGGCGTCGTTCGGCAACGATCTTTCGACGCTGCCGAACTTCCCGGCCGAGATCCGCGCGCCCGCGGGAACGCTGCCCGGGGTGTCGTCGTTCCAGCTGCATTTCGCCGATCACGACATCCTCACTCCGGGCGACGCGCCGAATGTGCTGGTGGCCATGAACCCGGCGGCGCTGAAGGCGAACATCGCCGATGTGCCGCGCGGGGCCCAGATCATCGTCAACACGGACGAGTTCACCAAACGCGCCATGCAGAAAGTCGGGTACGCGGCCTCGCCGCTGGAGGACGGCTCCCTCGACGGTTATCAGCTCCACCCGGTCCCACTGACCACACTGACCGTCGAGGCGCTCAAGGAATTCGACCTCACCCGTAAAGAGGCCGAGCGCAGCAAGAACATGTTCGCGCTCGGTCTCTTGTCGTGGATGTACCACCGGCCCACCGAGGGCACCGAGAAGTTCCTCAAGTCGAAGTTCGCGAAGAAGCCCGAGATCATGCGGGCCAACCTGGCCGCGTTCCAAGCCGGCTGGAACTTCGGGGAGACGACCGAGGACTTCGCGGTCTCCTACGAGGTCGCTCCGGCCGCGCAGGCCTTCCCGGCCGGCGTCTACCGCAACATCTCCGGGAACCTGGCCCTGTCCTACGGCCTCGTCGCCGCCTCGCGGCAGGCGGATCTGCCACTGTTCCTGGGCTCCTATCCGATCACACCGGCCTCGGACATCCTGCACGAACTGTCGAAGCACAAGAACTTCGGCGTGCGTACCTTCCAGGCGGAGGACGAGATCGCCGGGATCGGCGCGGCGCTGGGCGCGGCCTTCGGCGGCAGCCTGGCCGTCACCACGACGTCGGGCCCGGGCGTGGCGCTGAAATCGGAGACGATCGGCCTCGCCGTGTCGCTCGAACTGCCGCTGCTCGTGATCGACATCCAGCGCGGCGGGCCGTCGACGGGCCTGCCGACCAAGACCGAGCAGGCGGACCTGCTGCAGGCGATGTACGGCCGCAACGGCGAGGCCCCGGTGCCGATCGTGGCCCCGCGCACCCCGGCCGACTGCTTCGACGCCGTCCTGGACGCCGTCCGCATCGCCCTCACCTACCGCACCCCGGTGTTCCTGCTCTCGGACGGCTATCTGGCCAACGGCTCCGAGCCGTGGCGGGTGCCGTCGCCGGACGAGCTGCCGGATCTGCGGGTGCAGTTCGCGCAGGGCCCCAACCACACCCTGGCCGACGGCACCGAGGTCTTCTGGCCCTACAAGCGCGACCCGCACACCCTGGCCCGCCCCTGGGCGATCCCGGGCACGCCCGGCCTGGAGCACCGCATCGGCGGGATCGAGAAGCAGGACGGCACCGGCAACATCTCCTACGACCCGGCCAACCACGACTTCATGGTCCGCACCCGCCAGGCCAAGGTGGACGGCATCGAGGTCCCGGACCTCGAGGTCGACGACCCGCACGCCGCCCGGACCCTGGTGCTGGGCTGGGGTTCCACCTACGGGCCGATCACCGCGGCGGTACGGCGGCTGCGCGCCTCCGGGACGCCGATCGCGCAGGCCCATCTGCGCCACCTGAACCCCTTCCCGCGCAACCTCGAAGCGGTGCTGAAGGGGTACGACAAGGTCGTCGTCCCCGAGATGAACCTCGGCCAGCTCGCCACCCTCATCCGGGCGAAGTACCTGGTGGACGCCCGCTCCTACAACCAGGTCAACGGCATGCCGTTCAAAGCGGAGCAGCTCGCCGCGGCGCTCAAGGAGGCCATCGATGACTGA
- a CDS encoding response regulator transcription factor, whose protein sequence is MEDRVRVVIAEDSVLLREGLTRLLTDRGHDVVAGVGDAEALVKTITELNDEGALPDVVVADVRMPPTHTDEGVRAAVQLRKAHPGLGVLVLSQYVEERYATELLAGSSRGVGYLLKDRVAEVREFVDAVVRVAEGGTALDPEVVAQLLGRSRKQDVLAGLTPREREVLGLMAEGRTNSAVARQLVVSDGAVEKHVSNIFLKLGLSPSDGDHRRVLAVLTYLNS, encoded by the coding sequence GTGGAGGACAGGGTGCGGGTGGTCATCGCCGAGGATTCGGTGCTGTTGCGGGAGGGGCTGACCCGGTTGCTCACCGACCGGGGACACGACGTGGTCGCGGGGGTCGGGGACGCCGAAGCCCTGGTCAAGACGATCACCGAGCTGAACGACGAGGGCGCGCTGCCCGACGTCGTCGTCGCGGACGTGCGGATGCCGCCGACCCATACGGACGAGGGTGTGCGGGCCGCCGTCCAACTGCGCAAAGCGCACCCCGGACTGGGCGTGCTGGTGCTGTCACAGTATGTGGAGGAGCGGTACGCCACCGAACTGCTGGCCGGTTCCAGTCGCGGGGTCGGGTATCTCCTCAAGGACCGTGTGGCCGAGGTGCGGGAGTTCGTGGACGCCGTGGTGCGGGTCGCCGAGGGCGGCACCGCTCTGGACCCGGAGGTCGTGGCGCAGCTGCTCGGGCGGAGCAGGAAGCAGGACGTGCTGGCGGGGCTCACCCCGCGGGAGCGGGAGGTCCTCGGGCTGATGGCCGAGGGGCGGACCAATTCGGCGGTCGCCCGGCAGCTGGTCGTCAGCGACGGAGCCGTCGAGAAGCACGTCAGCAATATCTTCCTGAAGCTCGGGTTGTCGCCGAGTGACGGAGATCACCGCCGAGTACTGGCAGTTCTCACTTACCTGAATTCATAA
- a CDS encoding sensor histidine kinase, whose translation MATQYDQYGHPHGRYDGNAGHDGYVRDDRGYGRGGEAGHGARERRQLLPVGLREPLTARHWQELVYVLLSLPISIVGFTFAVTMLSLGAGLLVTFLGIPVLAAGLTACRGFGALERARARGLLGLEVASPEPLRPRGSGAMAWMAAALKSGTSWRSALYAVLHLPWAVLSFGVTVAVWSAGWSMLTYPLWFWVFPVHGGQGGVQLYGDEHHSVYLDNPFEIAVTALVGLLITLATPWIVRALTTVDRLLVHGLLGPSSLGARVVELESDRGVVVDTAAADLRRIERDLHDGAQARLVALAMDLGMAKEKLRDDPQTAARMVGEAHGEVKTALQELRDLARGIHPAVLTDRGLDAALSSVASRCTVPVKVEVDLAERPAPAIEGIAYFTVSELLQNISKHSGARSASVDVWRAKDRLMLQVADDGVGGADASGGGSGLAGLAGRLDSVDGILVVDSPVGGPTRVTAELPWRGGQV comes from the coding sequence ATGGCCACGCAGTACGACCAGTACGGGCACCCGCACGGGCGGTACGACGGGAACGCAGGGCACGACGGATACGTCCGCGACGACCGCGGGTACGGGCGCGGGGGCGAGGCCGGGCACGGGGCACGGGAGCGCCGGCAGCTGCTTCCGGTGGGACTGCGTGAGCCCCTCACCGCGCGCCACTGGCAGGAGCTCGTGTACGTCCTGCTGAGCCTGCCGATCAGCATCGTGGGGTTCACCTTCGCGGTGACGATGCTGTCCCTCGGGGCGGGCCTGCTGGTGACGTTCCTCGGCATCCCGGTGCTGGCGGCGGGCCTGACCGCGTGCCGGGGCTTCGGGGCGCTGGAACGGGCCCGGGCGCGCGGGCTGCTCGGTCTGGAGGTGGCCTCCCCGGAGCCGCTGCGGCCGCGCGGAAGCGGTGCGATGGCGTGGATGGCGGCCGCCCTCAAGAGCGGCACGTCCTGGCGGAGCGCCCTGTACGCGGTGCTGCACCTGCCGTGGGCGGTGCTGTCCTTCGGCGTCACCGTGGCGGTGTGGTCGGCCGGCTGGAGCATGCTGACGTATCCGCTGTGGTTCTGGGTCTTCCCGGTGCACGGCGGTCAGGGCGGCGTCCAGCTGTACGGCGACGAACACCACAGCGTCTACCTCGACAACCCGTTCGAGATCGCGGTGACGGCTCTGGTGGGTCTGCTCATCACGCTGGCCACGCCGTGGATCGTGCGGGCGCTGACGACGGTGGACCGGCTGCTGGTGCACGGGCTGCTGGGGCCGTCGTCGCTGGGGGCGCGGGTGGTGGAGCTGGAGTCCGACCGCGGGGTCGTGGTGGACACGGCGGCCGCCGATCTGCGGCGCATCGAGCGCGATCTGCACGACGGGGCGCAGGCCCGGCTGGTGGCGCTGGCGATGGACCTCGGGATGGCGAAGGAGAAGCTGCGGGACGACCCGCAGACGGCGGCGCGGATGGTGGGCGAGGCGCACGGCGAGGTGAAGACGGCGCTGCAGGAGCTGCGGGACCTGGCGCGCGGCATCCACCCGGCCGTCCTGACCGACCGCGGGCTGGACGCGGCGCTGTCCTCGGTGGCCTCGCGCTGCACGGTTCCGGTGAAGGTGGAAGTGGACCTGGCCGAACGGCCGGCTCCGGCGATCGAGGGCATCGCCTACTTCACCGTGTCGGAGCTGCTGCAGAACATCAGCAAGCACAGCGGTGCCCGGTCGGCCTCGGTCGACGTGTGGCGGGCGAAGGACCGGCTGATGCTGCAGGTGGCGGACGACGGGGTGGGCGGAGCGGACGCCTCCGGCGGCGGGTCGGGGCTGGCCGGGCTCGCCGGACGGCTGGACTCGGTGGACGGGATCCTCGTCGTGGACTCACCGGTGGGCGGCCCCACCAGGGTCACCGCGGAGCTGCCCTGGCGGGGCGGCCAGGTCTGA
- a CDS encoding sensor histidine kinase — protein MTASASHSAVPSGPSGRPASSGRPGAGHDDDRLPPARAAFDPQTWREIAYLLTNLPMALIGFTYVMTVIVTGASMTVTVVGLPLLALGLGGARLMGRFERARARKLLRVRIDEPSPLPLRRAGGPLQRMWLVLKDPVAWRTVLYDLIRLPWGVVTFSVVVPSLFVLWPVLPFLARGLTNADRAMVRGLLSPSDELERRIAELESDRGVVVDTAAADLRRIERDLHDGAQARLVNLAMGLGLAKEKLLEGQADEVVAAMVEEAHGEVKLALQELRDLARGIHPAVLTDRGLDAALSSVASRCTVPVKVTADLPSRPAQAIEGIAYFTVSELLQNISKHSGARSASVDVWRSGDRMLVQVWDDGRGGARIDGGSGMRGLAERLDAVDGLFVLESPEGGPTTVTAELPWRDRGGRP, from the coding sequence ATGACCGCTTCCGCCAGCCATTCCGCCGTCCCTTCGGGTCCCTCCGGCCGACCGGCTTCCTCCGGCCGGCCTGGCGCGGGGCACGACGACGACCGTCTGCCTCCGGCCCGGGCCGCGTTCGATCCGCAGACCTGGCGGGAGATCGCGTACCTGCTGACCAATCTGCCGATGGCGTTGATCGGGTTCACCTATGTGATGACGGTGATCGTCACCGGGGCCTCGATGACCGTCACGGTGGTGGGGTTGCCGTTGCTCGCGCTCGGGCTGGGCGGGGCGCGGCTGATGGGCCGCTTCGAACGGGCGCGGGCGCGCAAGCTGCTCCGGGTGCGGATCGACGAGCCGAGCCCGCTGCCGCTGCGCAGGGCGGGCGGCCCGCTGCAGCGGATGTGGCTGGTGCTGAAGGACCCGGTGGCCTGGCGCACGGTGCTGTACGACCTGATCCGGCTGCCCTGGGGCGTTGTCACGTTCAGCGTGGTGGTGCCCTCGCTGTTCGTGCTGTGGCCGGTGCTGCCGTTCCTGGCGCGCGGTCTGACCAACGCGGACCGGGCGATGGTGCGGGGCCTGCTCTCACCGTCCGACGAGTTGGAGCGGCGGATCGCGGAGCTGGAGTCCGACCGCGGGGTCGTGGTGGACACGGCGGCCGCCGATCTGCGGCGCATCGAGCGCGATCTGCACGACGGGGCGCAGGCCCGGCTGGTGAACCTGGCGATGGGGCTGGGTCTGGCCAAGGAGAAGTTGCTGGAGGGGCAGGCCGACGAGGTCGTGGCGGCGATGGTGGAGGAGGCGCACGGCGAGGTGAAGCTGGCGCTGCAGGAGCTGCGGGACCTGGCGCGCGGCATCCACCCGGCCGTCCTGACCGACCGCGGGCTGGACGCCGCGCTGTCCTCGGTGGCCTCGCGCTGCACGGTGCCGGTGAAGGTGACCGCCGACCTGCCGAGCAGGCCGGCGCAGGCCATCGAGGGCATCGCCTACTTCACCGTGTCGGAGCTGCTGCAGAACATCAGCAAGCACAGCGGGGCCCGGTCGGCCTCGGTCGACGTGTGGCGGTCGGGCGACCGGATGCTCGTCCAGGTGTGGGACGACGGCCGGGGCGGCGCGCGGATCGACGGCGGATCGGGGATGCGGGGGCTGGCGGAACGGCTGGACGCCGTCGACGGGCTCTTCGTCCTGGAGTCGCCGGAGGGGGGTCCCACGACGGTGACCGCGGAGCTCCCCTGGCGGGACCGGGGCGGGAGGCCGTGA
- a CDS encoding NADH-quinone oxidoreductase subunit A: MREPTVDVAADYAADYFQSYSVVGLLAVVGVLFVAVAFGAGRLLRPVVPTPEKLLTYECGVDPVGEGWAHTQVRYYVYAFLYVIFAVDSIFLFPWATVFAAPGYGATTLVEMFVFLGFLTVGLLYAYKKGVLTWA; encoded by the coding sequence GTGCGGGAACCGACCGTCGATGTCGCTGCGGACTATGCGGCCGACTACTTCCAGTCCTACTCCGTCGTCGGGCTGCTCGCCGTCGTCGGCGTGCTGTTCGTCGCCGTCGCCTTCGGCGCGGGACGCCTGCTGCGCCCGGTGGTCCCCACCCCGGAGAAGCTTCTGACGTACGAGTGCGGAGTCGACCCCGTCGGCGAGGGCTGGGCCCACACCCAGGTCCGCTACTACGTCTACGCCTTCCTCTACGTCATCTTCGCGGTCGACTCGATCTTCCTCTTCCCCTGGGCGACGGTCTTCGCCGCCCCCGGCTACGGCGCGACCACGCTCGTCGAGATGTTCGTCTTCCTCGGCTTCCTCACCGTGGGCCTGCTGTACGCATACAAGAAGGGCGTCCTGACATGGGCGTGA
- a CDS encoding NADH-quinone oxidoreductase subunit B: protein MGVTPEQAASEPVLLPEPKRLGTLARLAPEPMKVILNWGRRYSLWVFNFGLACCAIEFIAASMARHDFIRLGVIPFAPGPRQADLMIVSGTVTDKMAPAVKRLYEQMPEPKYVISFGACSNCGGPYWDSYSVTKGVDQIIPVDVYVPGCPPRPEALLQGILKLQEKIARESLDERYATAPARRPAPSRASTAALQSGLVRPPASPGSSTPPSEEGR from the coding sequence ATGGGCGTGACGCCGGAACAAGCGGCTTCCGAGCCCGTTCTGCTGCCCGAGCCGAAGCGGCTCGGCACGCTGGCCCGACTCGCCCCCGAGCCGATGAAGGTGATCCTGAACTGGGGCCGCCGCTACTCGCTCTGGGTCTTCAACTTCGGCCTCGCCTGCTGCGCGATCGAGTTCATCGCCGCCTCGATGGCCCGCCACGACTTCATCCGCCTCGGCGTCATCCCCTTCGCACCGGGTCCGCGCCAAGCCGACCTGATGATCGTCTCCGGCACGGTCACGGACAAGATGGCCCCGGCCGTGAAGCGCCTCTACGAGCAGATGCCGGAACCGAAGTACGTCATCTCCTTCGGCGCGTGCAGCAACTGCGGCGGCCCCTACTGGGACTCGTACTCGGTGACCAAAGGCGTCGACCAGATCATCCCCGTGGACGTGTACGTGCCGGGCTGCCCGCCACGCCCGGAAGCTCTGCTCCAGGGCATCCTCAAGCTCCAGGAGAAGATCGCGCGCGAGTCCCTCGACGAGCGCTACGCCACCGCCCCCGCTCGCCGCCCTGCCCCGTCGCGTGCCTCGACCGCGGCCCTGCAGAGCGGCCTGGTACGGCCTCCGGCGTCACCGGGTTCATCGACGCCGCCGTCCGAGGAGGGCCGATGA